A single genomic interval of Bacteroidota bacterium harbors:
- a CDS encoding RagB/SusD family nutrient uptake outer membrane protein produces the protein MKNKLFYIIAFVSIVSFSLTACFNKLDLSPEYGLNTTAVYEDPDLYIHVLAKLYAGLAVSGNQGPAGDPDIIGIDEGFSAYIRVLWNLQELPTDEVICAWNDVGIPELNTSTWNSSSSFVQAMYYRIFYQIPLCNEFIREASDANMSDRGFTDAQQSTIRTYRAEARFLRALSYYHAMDLFANVPFVTEEDAVGAFFPPQIKRVDLFDYIESELLAIESSMVNANANEYGRADKAAVWTLLAKIYLNSEVYNGTDRYADCAIYCQKVIDAGYSLEPEYKHLFYADNHMSNEVIFPVTFDGLNTQTYGGTSFLVHASIGGSMPVSEFGVNSGWGGNRATSAFVNQFPDIDDTRNMFYTDGQTLEIEDVAQFTQGFAVAKWRNITQGGEAGSDPVGDFVDIDFPMFRLADVYLMYAEAAVRGGADMGLGITYFNNVRERAYGDASHNVVSIDLDKIINERARELQWEGQRRTDLIRFGLFTGGTYLWPYKGNVPGGTATDEYLNIYPLPNADIVANPNLVQNPGY, from the coding sequence ATGAAAAATAAATTATTTTATATAATCGCTTTTGTAAGCATCGTAAGTTTTTCACTTACTGCATGTTTCAATAAGCTTGATCTTTCGCCGGAATACGGTTTAAATACCACAGCGGTTTATGAAGACCCGGATTTGTATATTCATGTGCTTGCAAAATTATATGCAGGTCTTGCAGTATCAGGAAATCAAGGTCCTGCGGGCGATCCGGATATCATCGGAATTGATGAAGGATTTTCTGCTTACATACGTGTATTATGGAACTTACAGGAACTGCCAACAGATGAGGTAATTTGCGCATGGAATGACGTCGGTATTCCTGAATTAAATACTTCTACATGGAATTCTTCAAGTTCATTTGTGCAAGCGATGTACTACAGAATTTTTTATCAGATTCCATTGTGTAATGAATTTATTCGTGAAGCTTCTGATGCGAATATGAGCGATAGAGGATTTACAGATGCACAACAATCAACTATTCGTACCTATCGTGCAGAAGCTAGATTTCTGCGTGCATTAAGTTATTATCATGCAATGGATTTATTTGCAAATGTTCCCTTCGTAACTGAAGAAGATGCAGTGGGTGCTTTCTTTCCTCCGCAAATTAAAAGAGTAGATTTATTTGATTATATCGAATCGGAATTGTTAGCAATTGAATCTTCTATGGTGAATGCAAATGCAAATGAATATGGCCGTGCTGATAAAGCAGCCGTTTGGACTTTGCTTGCAAAAATATATTTGAATTCTGAAGTGTATAATGGGACAGATCGTTATGCAGATTGTGCAATCTATTGCCAAAAAGTAATTGATGCAGGTTATTCTTTAGAGCCGGAATACAAACATTTATTTTATGCAGATAATCATATGAGCAATGAAGTGATTTTTCCGGTTACGTTTGATGGATTAAATACACAAACCTATGGAGGTACTTCTTTCCTTGTGCATGCATCCATTGGAGGATCAATGCCTGTTTCAGAGTTTGGTGTTAACAGCGGATGGGGGGGAAACAGAGCTACATCAGCTTTTGTAAATCAGTTTCCCGATATTGATGATACACGCAATATGTTTTATACCGATGGACAGACTTTAGAAATTGAAGATGTTGCTCAATTTACACAAGGATTTGCAGTGGCAAAATGGAGAAATATTACACAAGGTGGTGAAGCCGGTTCCGATCCTGTTGGTGATTTTGTTGATATTGATTTTCCCATGTTCCGATTGGCAGATGTGTATTTAATGTATGCTGAAGCTGCCGTGCGTGGTGGTGCTGATATGGGCTTGGGAATAACCTATTTCAATAATGTGCGTGAACGTGCTTATGGTGATGCTTCACATAATGTAGTTTCAATTGATTTAGATAAAATAATTAATGAACGTGCAAGAGAATTACAATGGGAAGGTCAACGTCGTACTGATTTAATTCGCTTTGGTTTATTTACAGGCGGCACTTATTTATGGCCATATAAAGGCAATGTACCGGGAGGTACTGCAACAGACGAATATTTAAATATTTATCCATTACCAAATGCAGACATTGTTGCAAATCCGAATCTTGTACAAAATCCGGGATATTAA
- a CDS encoding glycoside hydrolase family 13 protein has protein sequence MKKIFSLIVFLQIILFVFSQQVQHVAPPNWWVGMHNPNLQLLIHGENITGSVITINYPGVELLSTEYVKNPNYIIINLLIDSTAKPGLVPMEFNASKKSFSFSYELKKRTQRNFNYGLDGGDFIYLLMPDRFANGDTTNDNFETMQEKDIDRSSVLKRHGGDLQGIINHLDYIQSLGVTAIWTTPMIENDQPLYSYHGYATTDNYNIDSRIGTNELYKEYVSACHKRNIKVVMDIVHNHVGDQHWFIRDMPMDDWVNVWPEFTRTNYRTSSLHDMYASEADKKLMSDGWFDKQMPDLNQRNPFVANYLIQNNIWWVEYAQVDAFRLDTYPYSDLQFLIDWKKAIDLEYPGFGVFAEVWVDGVGVQGYFAGDNNLTTGYNSLLPGVTDFTLYEAMHKGLNENFGWTEGLRRIYHILSQDYLYGSAYYNVLFLSNHDVSRIYSMVGKSLAKTKMAAAFFMTTRGIPQWYYGDEILFEGYANPLDALRPDFPGGWSGDTINKFDKKNILGEEKEYFEFIQTLANWRKDNPVFADGKLMQYIPEDGIYVYFRYTDDACVMVILNSNEKEGIVNTKRFYERLHTYTKGKNVISGETLSDLKTITIPKQSALVIELIH, from the coding sequence ATGAAAAAAATATTTTCACTGATAGTATTTCTGCAAATTATACTCTTTGTATTTTCACAACAAGTGCAACATGTTGCTCCACCAAACTGGTGGGTAGGAATGCATAATCCAAATTTGCAATTATTAATTCACGGTGAAAATATTACCGGCAGTGTAATCACAATTAATTACCCCGGTGTAGAATTATTATCTACTGAGTATGTTAAAAATCCGAATTACATTATTATAAATCTGTTGATTGACTCAACAGCAAAACCGGGTTTAGTTCCAATGGAATTTAATGCAAGTAAAAAATCATTTTCATTTTCCTATGAATTAAAAAAACGCACGCAAAGAAATTTTAATTATGGTTTGGATGGTGGTGATTTTATTTATCTATTAATGCCCGATCGTTTTGCAAATGGTGATACTACCAATGATAATTTTGAAACAATGCAGGAAAAAGACATTGATAGAAGTTCTGTATTGAAAAGACATGGTGGAGATTTGCAGGGAATTATAAATCATTTGGATTATATACAGTCACTTGGAGTTACAGCAATTTGGACAACACCAATGATTGAAAATGATCAACCATTATATAGTTATCATGGCTATGCAACAACAGATAATTATAACATTGATTCTCGCATTGGAACAAATGAATTATATAAAGAATATGTGAGTGCATGTCATAAACGCAATATAAAAGTGGTGATGGATATAGTGCATAATCATGTGGGCGATCAGCATTGGTTTATTCGCGATATGCCGATGGATGATTGGGTAAATGTTTGGCCGGAATTTACTAGAACAAACTATCGTACTTCTTCTCTGCATGATATGTATGCAAGTGAAGCAGATAAAAAATTAATGAGCGATGGTTGGTTTGATAAACAGATGCCCGACTTAAATCAACGCAATCCTTTTGTTGCAAATTATTTAATTCAAAATAATATCTGGTGGGTGGAATATGCGCAAGTGGATGCATTCAGATTAGATACTTATCCGTATTCTGATTTGCAGTTTTTAATTGATTGGAAAAAAGCAATTGATTTGGAATATCCGGGCTTCGGAGTGTTTGCGGAAGTATGGGTGGATGGTGTTGGTGTACAAGGATATTTTGCAGGAGATAATAATTTAACTACAGGTTATAATTCATTATTGCCGGGTGTAACTGATTTTACTTTGTATGAAGCCATGCATAAAGGATTGAATGAAAATTTTGGATGGACAGAAGGATTGCGCAGAATATATCATATCCTTTCGCAGGATTATTTATATGGTAGTGCATATTACAATGTATTATTTCTTAGTAATCATGATGTAAGCCGAATTTATTCCATGGTGGGAAAGAGTCTTGCGAAAACAAAAATGGCTGCTGCATTTTTTATGACCACCAGGGGCATTCCGCAATGGTATTATGGCGATGAAATTTTATTTGAAGGATATGCAAATCCATTAGATGCATTGCGTCCTGATTTCCCCGGAGGATGGTCTGGAGATACCATTAATAAATTTGATAAGAAAAATATTTTGGGAGAAGAGAAAGAATATTTTGAATTTATTCAAACACTTGCCAATTGGCGAAAAGATAATCCTGTTTTTGCAGACGGCAAGCTGATGCAATACATTCCTGAAGATGGTATCTATGTATATTTTCGATATACTGATGATGCTTGTGTGATGGTAATTTTAAATTCTAATGAGAAAGAAGGAATAGTGAATACAAAAAGATTCTATGAACGATTGCATACTTATACAAAAGGTAAAAACGTTATTAGCGGCGAAACACTTTCTGATTTGAAAACCATTACAATTCCAAAACAAAGTGCATTAGTAATTGAGTTGATACATTAA